The Rickettsiales bacterium DNA window CTTACTCGATTTCCAAGATGCCGTGATGGGCTCTCCAGCTTATGATCTCGTTTCCTTCATCGAAGATGCGCGCCGCGACGTCGCACCGGAAACGGCCATGACTGCCATCAACCATTATATTCAACAAATGCAATGGCCGTCTGATAGTTTCATGGCACTTTACTCCCTTCTGGGTGCTCAACGTAATTGTAAAATTATCGGTATTTTCACTCGCCTCGCCATGCGTGACGATAAGCACGATTATCTCGACCTCTTACCGCGCGTGTGGAAGCATTTAGAGAATGATATGGAACATCCGATTATCCGCCCGCTACGTGCGTGGATGGATGAAGTTTTACCGGTCAGCAATTTACGCGGCATTCCTCCATTAGAAACCAAACAGAAATCAGGAGGCCAGATTGGCTAACCCTATCGAAGCAATGATTTTAGCCGCAGGTCGTGGCCGCCGCATGCAACCTTATACGAGCGAAACGCCAAAGCCTTTAGTTAAAGTCGGAGGTCATCCGCTGATTGATTATGCGCTTAAGCTAGTCCAACACGCTGGCATCGAAGAAGCGATTGTAAATACGCATCATTTAGGCGAACAAATTGAGGGTTACCTCGCAAAGCAGAATTTTACCTGCACCATCTCGCGCGAGGAAGAATTGTTAGAAACGGGTGGCGGTATCTGCCGTGCGTTGCCTTTGCTGGGGAGCAGTTTCTTCACCCTTAATAGCGATGTCATTTGTGTGGAAGAATCGAATAGTTCTGTATTGAAGAAAATGAATGAAGCATGGGATGCATCTCATATGGACGGGCTCATGCTACTTTGTCCATTAGAACGCGCAGTCGGCTATAAAGGCGCAGGCGATTTCAGTCTCGCTGAAGATGGCCGCATTCAGCCACGCGTTGAGGGAAAATCAGCTTATGTTTATATGGGTATTCAACGCCTGCATAAACGCTTTCTGGACGGCGCTCCAAAGGGTGCATTCAGCCTAAGCCAACTCTATAAAGCAGCCGTTAATAAGGGCGAAAATTGTCCGCTTTACGGCATGGTTCACGAAGGCGCATGGCTACATGTTGGTGATGCACAAGGCATAGAGCTTGCGGAAAACTATTTAAGCGAACTTATATAATCATCATACCATACGGGCGGCTGAGTCACTGCACCCATCGGATAGATCTTACCTTTAGGATCTACAGGAATGCGCGTTTTTGCCGGAATTCCAATAATTCCATTCGGATTTAAGATCACTTCTTGGCGCGGGTGAACGCGATACTGATTTCCATCTGAAACCCTTACAAAGCCATCCCGTCGGAATTTAGGTGTCACGCCCGGGGCTAGTTTAACTTCATAACCTTTTGCATCGGTGAAGCTACCTCCATTGGGCAAAGAGAAGTTCACTGCTGGCGGTCCTGTTTGACTAATAAACGAAATATTCGCACCTAGCGGTAAGGTGATGTAGCTTTCATCAGGCGAAATAAAAGTGCTATTACCGACATTGTAAACATGCTTGCCTTTTTTCATAACCAGAGCAAAAAGCCTGTTTAAAATCCCCCAAAACTTTCCGTTCTGACAATCCTTATATTTAAATAATTTGCTTAATAAGTTCGTAATGCCGTTATTAATCTCATCCTTAAGATTAAAATCACCGAACAAACCATTTGTTGCATCATCGAGCTTTTGTTGAGCTTTCACTACCTCGCTACGCGCTGTATTTAAATGCCCCTGAACGGTCCCTA harbors:
- a CDS encoding nucleotidyltransferase family protein codes for the protein MANPIEAMILAAGRGRRMQPYTSETPKPLVKVGGHPLIDYALKLVQHAGIEEAIVNTHHLGEQIEGYLAKQNFTCTISREEELLETGGGICRALPLLGSSFFTLNSDVICVEESNSSVLKKMNEAWDASHMDGLMLLCPLERAVGYKGAGDFSLAEDGRIQPRVEGKSAYVYMGIQRLHKRFLDGAPKGAFSLSQLYKAAVNKGENCPLYGMVHEGAWLHVGDAQGIELAENYLSELI